ACCACCGACGAAGCGATAAAGTACATGCCTGAAGACGCACAGCGCAGGTGTTCGCCGACGAGCTACACCGTTAGCAGAGGAGCTTACACGAACGGTGAAGGGCTGTCCGCGTGGTGGACGAGTTCGCCGAGCAGAAAGCCGATGCAGGCCGAGTACTTCAGCTCTTACGGGACTATAGGAAACCGCCCGCATTACGTTGACGAGGACATTATATGTGTGCGTCCGTCCGTCCGCGTGAACAGAAACGCCTTCGACGGAAGCTGTGTGTTCTCCGTGAAGCCGTCCCACGAGAAAGCCCTCGCTGAGTTCGACATGAAGCGTCTTACGGTTGAAGGTGTTGTGCTGAGGAAAGGCCCTGATGGAGTGTTCGGCCAGCCCAGCATAGAGCTTTCCGACAAAACGGTCGGCGAGTGCTACGTTCTGTGCGTGTTCCAGAATGCAGGCGACTACAGCAGGGTTAAGACCGGCGACAGGATTACTGTACGCGGAAACTACCTTGTGATTCGCGAGGACTACGGAATAGTGTTGAAGATATGCGAACTGATTTAGGAGGTGCGGGATGTCAGAACTTGAAGACCTGATGATATTCAAACCGTCGAAGCAGTACAAGCCCGAATGTGAGCAGAAGATAGCTCCGGGAAAAAGCATTCTCCCTAAGGGCTGGCAGGTTGAGGAAGGGTTTATGCCTCTTCCGTGTGATATTGTCGTGGAGAAGGATGTACGCGTGAAGATGCGGGACGGCGTTTCGCTGTGCGTCGACATCTTCAGGCCGGCGACCGACGAGAAAGTCCCCGTGTTAATCTCTTGGAGCTCCTACGGCAAAGACAACGGCACACGTCCGAGCTACAAGGGAATCTTCGCGCTCGTCGGAATCCCGAACAGCAAAGTATCCGGCCTTCAGAAGTTCGAGGGAAGCGACCCTGCCTACTGGTGCGCGCACGGTTACGCAGTCTGCAACCCGGACACGCGCGGCATCACGAAGTCAGAGGGCACAATCTACACGATAGGTTCACACGAGGCGCAGGACGGCTATGACCTCATCGAGTGGCTTGCGGTTCAGGACTGGTGTAATGGCAGAGTTGCTCTCAGCGGAACGTCATACCTCGCTTTCTCGCAGTGGTTCATAGCGTCGACACACCCTCCGCATCTGTCAGCAATCAACCCTGAAGAGGGATTAACGGATGCATACAGAGACCTCGTGAGCAGGAGAGGGATCACGGACGTGGGATTTGCGGCGCGTATACAGTTCAGCCAGTCGCACGAGGGAGAGCCTGTGCAGTGGGAGGATACGCCGCTCTAGGCCTCAGCTACCACTTCGCTAATAATCCGTTATGATTCGGACAAGATTGCGCACCCCGAACGCATAACCTGCCCGGCATATGTTGTCGCGAGTTGCAGCAACACACTCCACACAATGGGAACATTCCGAGCGTGGCGGGCAATTCCAGACGGCAAAAAGTGGCTTCGCATTCACGACGGGCAGGAGTGGCCGGACTTCTACGACGCTGAACAGATGGAGGACAGGCGGAAATTCTTTGACCGTTTCCTGAAGGACATAGACAACGGCTGGGAGAAAACTCCGACGGTGCGCTACTCTCTTCACGACTTCGAGGGAGGCAACGCTACGGGCATTGCGGCTGAGACGTTCCCGCCCTCTGGTGTGAGCTACGAGAGGCTGTACCTCGACGGAATGACACGAACCCTCACAGCCAAACCAGCAGAAGCTGACGTTCCGGCCAAGTACGACGCGGAAGGTTATGATGATATGGATGTGTATATCTCACTGTACAAGCTCGACAGGTTCGGGACGATGCTCCAGCAGTTCACTGTGCCGAATCACAGCGCGCGAAGCCATGACCTCACGGAGAAGGGCGGAAGCATCCTGCGTTATCGCGGGAGCACGGGAAGGCTCAGGGTGTCGATGAGGCATCTTGACGCTGAGAAGTCCACGCCGGAGATTCCGTACCACACGTTTGACCGCGTCGAGAAGCTCAAGGCGGGCGAGGTTGTGCCTGTGGAGATTGAGATGTACCCGGTGGGTCTGGTGCTGTATGCGGGTGAACAGCTGAGGCTCGTAGTCAGTGCGAGCGACGAGGCCGGCTCAATGATGCCCGGGACTGCGCCGGTGAAGCCCGACAACAAGGGGAAGCACACAATTCACTGCGGAGGAGATTACGCGTCATACCTTCAGCATCCGTTCAAGCGTTAATACTACACTTGAGATTTGCCCGTGATTAACGTCGCGGGGAAATTTTTTGTGTATAATTGACCGCATCCCAAAACTAGAGGAGGCAGACAGCCCGCAAAGTGGCTGAAGGCGTGGGGGCACAAGGACAAGCTCGCGCGTGTTGAGGCCATCACGTCAAAGGGTGCGCGGGAGATTCTCGGTGAACTGCTGAGAATCTTTGACCCTAAAACTAAGTGCAGATGCAGAGTAATAAATACTGGTAACTGTGAAGGAAAATTGATGATTTTATCCAGAGACACCAAAATTTCAATATCAGAGGCTTGTGCGCTTAAAATAACCTTTAACGAATTTCAGCTGTTCCCTTCAAATGCATATTACGGGCTTGAAGATTTATACTTCTACTATGAGGAGGTCTAGTCATGCGCAGAGAAACTAAAGAACTCATCGAGTCCTACTTCGACTCACTGTGCCCTGTGCTCTACATTCACCACTCAGATTTCGCCGCCGTCGACGATGTAATCAGAAACTCTCCCGCCGCAAATGCCGCCTTCCGCGAGTTCAATAACGCACTCGGAAGCGTCGACTTCACCACCAAGAACCAGCAGCACCCCTACAGCCTGACAGACTTCCTCAAAGCAACAGCTGACGATGCCTTCAACGGCGAAGAAGTAATCATTCTCCTCAAGGACATTCACGACAGCATAGACTCGCCCGACGTTATCGCAATGATCCGCCGCATAGCTGAGGACGCACTCACCGTCGAGGACTACAACGCCAAAATCATAATCGTTGACTCGAAGGTGAACATCCCCTTTGAGCTCGAGAGCTTCATAACGCTTATTGATGTCCCGCTTCCCGACGACGAAGAGATACGGGACTGCGTGGAGACTTTTGCTGAAGCTGTGTCGGTAACTCTCAGCGACAAGGAGAAGGACGAGCTTATATTCTCGCTTAAGGGGCTGAGTTCGTTCCAGATTAACCAGGTGCTGTCGATAGCGTACCAGAAGGGCGGAAGCATCGGCGAGGCGGACAAGAAATTTATTCTTGAGGAGAAGGAACAGATGATAAAGAAGTCCGGCATCCTCGAGATGGTGAATTTCGACGAGAGCATCGAAGACATCGGCGGCCTCGAGAACCTCAAGAAGTGGCTTGAACGCAAGGCCAAGATATTTTCACGGCTTGACGAGGCACGGAAGCAGAAGGTAGACATTCCCGGAGGAGTACTGATTCTCGGTATGCCCGGGTGTGGAAAAAGTCTCACGGCAAAAGCTACAGCCCGTCTCTTCAACGCACCGTTAATCCGTCTCGATGTCGGCAGGCTGATGGGAAAGTACGTCGGCGAATCGGAAGACAACATGCGCCGTGCATTGAGGCTCGCGGAGGCTGTAAGTCCGTGCGTCCTTTGGGTTGACGAGCTGGAGAAGGCTTTTGCTGGAATAGGCGGGGACAGCAGCGGCGTAACTACGAGGCTGTTCGGGCAGTTTCTGACGTGGATGCAGGAGAAGAAGAGCAGTGTTTTCGTCGCGGCTACGGCAAACGACATCTCGAAGCTCCCGCCCGAGTTTCTGCGCAAAGGACGTTTCGACGAACTGTTCTTTGTCGACCTGCCGAACCAGAGCGAGCGCAAAAAGATTCTGGAGATTCACCTTCAGAAGCGCGGGAAATTCAGCCCGAGCATAGACCTCGACAAACTGAGCTCGGAGACGCAGGGCTATAACGGTGCGGACCTTGAAGGTATAGTCAGGGAAGCATCGGAGACGGCATTTATCGAAGGCATGAGCGGAATAACGACGGAACTTCTGCTGAGCATACGTAAGGAGACAAAATCAATCTCTGACATTCAGAGGGACAAGATAGAGGGAATGCGAACGAGCCTGAAGAAATACAGCATCAAGCCCGCCAGCGCATGATGTTTTAGCCGAACAGCCAGCCCAGAATTTTTTTGCCGACTGCCTTAACGCCCTCGCAGACTTTCTTGAACACGGGGGCAACATAACTTGCTACTGTGTCGACGACTTTTGTCCTGACTTCCTGAACTTTCTCAACTACGGCGTGTGTAATCCTTGAGCCCGCGATGAAGCCTGTTACTCCTCCGATTACGCCCCCGACCGCCGTACCCACAGGCCCGAACACAGAGCCTATTGCCGCGCCGACAGACGCACCTTTGACGCTTGATGCAGTTCCTGCAGCTACAGCCAAAGCATTGCGTTCAACCTCTTCCACTATCTCGATGAAGGGAAGTTTTGTCGCGGCGGCTTTGGTTTTCTCGACGGCCATATATCCCATTCCTGCAAAAACGTCATCGCTTGTGTCTGCGGGCAGAACCGGGAGCATTCCTCTTTCCGAACCTGTCTTGAGTGCACCGGCGGCGGCAGCTTTCAGGCCTGTTGTGTCCCCTGAAATGAGCGTGTCTTCGATGAACCTGCTGTGCGGGGAGCTGGCATCACCTAGAACTTCACCGACGACCTGATACCCTTCTGCGTCGACGGTTGACCCGAGAACTGCGGCGTTCTGGATTTCGCGGGCGGCATCCTGCGGGGTCGGGGCTGTCTCTGCGGGAGGTTCGGTGAACTCTGCGTCGATTATGCCGGTTCTCCTGAGAGTGTCGCCCTGAGCTTTGACCGCAGAATTGTAGATGTCCTGCACACGGTCTTCTGCTTGAGCGTTCTTGAGTTCCTGTGCGAACCAGCGTTCTTTTGAGCCGCCGCGTTTGCTGAGGGCGCGGTCGAGGGATTCGCGCTTGGTCTTCGTGAGTTCGAGTGAGGAGAGTATTCCGCTGGTCATTGAGGAGATTTCGGAGGTGGTTTTGTCGGGCATGTGGGCTTTGAGCTCCATTGCGAGCCAGTCGCTGATGGGCATTGTCTCGTGGTTCTGTGCGTAGCTCTCTATGAATTCCTTTAAGAGTACGATGAAAGCTGCCTGATTGTCATTAACTTTTATTTTCTCCATATATGTTATCTCCCTCTATAACGTTTCGTTAATGCAGTCAGTTATGGTATTAAGATTTCCTCTAGGACTATCTTCGTTGGGGTCGCCTTTGTGTCCAAGCAGAGCTTTGACCAGATAGGTATAGACACTCGCTACGCAGTCGTCATCTTCCATGCATACTTCAATAACTTTACCAAGTTGGTGGTTTGCTCGTACTGCCATGTCCCTGACCTCATCTAATGCTTTGCGGAATTTTTCGTTCTGCTGTTCAAGCAGGGCTTCATATTTTTTCGCTGCCTCTGCGTAATCATCCCCCCTCTTCTTGAGACTATCATACTTTTTCTGCAAGTCATCGCGTTCACGTGTGAGACTGCTCACTGTGCCACGCAAGTCATCGTGTTCACTTGTGAGACTGCTGACCTTGCCCCGCAACTCCTCCAGCTCATGAAGGCCGTTCTCCCTCACGTACTCCCAGAACTTCCTGCGCTCGTCAAGATAATCATAGAACTCAAGCTCCGCGTCAATCTCTCCTGTGTCTGCCTCAGCGTAGAATATCCTCATCAGCCCCTCAAGAATTTCACGCGCCTTCGTCTTCCCGGACTCCTTGAGTGCCCTGACCGCCTCTAGTTCCTCCTTGTAGCGTCGGCAATCGAGCCACCGTTCAAGCGTCCCGCTACCGAAATTCTCCAGAACATCCTCAACAAAGAAGTTCTCCCTCAAATCCTCAATCGTCCTGATTCGAATTTCCCCGCAGTTGAACATCATGTTGAACTTCAGCTTTGAGTAAGCAATCTTCATCGTCCCGCCTCCTTGAAGAATAACCCTATTATAGCCGTGATTGACTTCACCGGCGACATCATCAGCGACCGTGTTACACTCAGTCCTATCCGCTTCGTAGCATCAAGCACCGCTATTATCTCCTCCGTTACGTCCATGCTCAAGTCCCCGTAGCCCGGGCTGAACCGCGACGTGAGATGTTCTCCCTCCTGCAGTGAAGGCACAATCTCTCTCCTGGTTGCTTCATCAGCGAACTCGTCAACCATCACCGACGCACACGCATCCAGCGCAAGTCCGTCGAGCATGTTTCTCCGCTGTTCAAGGGCTATCTGTCTGTCGGTCTCGTGGCCAAGTGTCGCCGCCAAGAGGTAGCACTCACTGCTTCTGGAGGTCAGGCGGGCAATGTTCCTGCTGTATATCTTTCCGCCTTCAAGCTCTATTCCGCCGTCAAAGTGTTCAATGCGAAATCTGCCCCACACTATACGCGGAGTGATTACCACCTCAAGTCGTGTGAATGCTTCGCGGACTGTTCGCACAAGTTCTTCACTCCGGCCCTCTGGCGGAACACGCATATAGCGCAGGGCATCAATGATATTCTTATCCGTTGGAGCGGACTTCATAACGCTTCACGTACAGTATCGAGCGTATTCCCGCGTCAATCCTCCTGACTGTGTCGGCCTGGTTCATCGTGTACAGGTGAATACCCTCAACACCCCGCGCCAGCAGGTCAATAATCTGTTCTGTTGCGTAGGCTATTCCGGCTTCCTTGACTGCTCCCTGATGATGGCCGTACGCCTCGACGAACCTGCGCACCCTCTCAGGCACAGAAGCTCCGCACATCTCTACGACCTTCGGAATCTGCGCGGCGGCAGTGATGGGCATTACTCCGGCAATTATGGGCTGGGTTATTCCCATGCTGCGGACTTTCTGCTTCCACTCGAAGAAAGCATCATTGTCGAAGAACAGCTGGGAGATTAACGCCTTTACCCCCAAATCACACTTCTCCTTGAGGTGCGCAAGGTCTTCCTCCATCGACGGGGCTTCGGGGTGCTTCTCGGGGTAACACGCCGCGAAAATGTCGAAGTCGTCGCCGTACTCCTCGTGAATGAACCTGATTAACTCGCTGGCATAGTGGAAATCTCCCAAGTCCGATTTGTCCTTGAGGTCTCCGCGAAGCGCAAGGACGTTCCTCACGCCGTTAGCCCTCAGCTCGTCGAGGATGGCTTTCAGCTCAGCCTTCGTCGTCCCGACGCACGTAAGGTGAGCGACTCCGTTCGTGTTGTACCTGTTCTGAATGCCTGAAGCAATCTCTACAGTGTTGTCCCTGCTTGAACCGCCCGCGCCGTAAGTTACGCTGATTAAGTCGGGGTTGAAGCTCGCGAGGCTGTCTATCACTCCGTAAGTGCCTTCGGTGCTCTTGTTGCCCTTCGGCGGGAAAATCTCGAACGTGTAGCTTGGTCTCGGGTGGTCAAAAAAGTTCTCCATGATTAATCTCCTTTCACTTGCGACAACAGCCATTCTCTGGCCGTCTGCATTCTGTACGCGTAATCAAATGATGTCATGTGCTCTGAGTATTTCTCTGCCCCCGCGCCGTCAGGAAGTGTTGTGCCCGCCGTGAAGGTGATGAAGCTCTGGGGCTGTCCGGCCGGAATGGTGATGCCGGGATTCTGCGCGTCAATGTTCCTGTACCACACGAAAGGCAGTCCCTCATTCGTGAACATGTCTATAACTTCCTGCTGTCCCTTAGAGGCCTTGTCATCACCCAGCGACGCGACGTAGATGAACTTCTGCTCACGAAGCCCCTGCAGCACTGAGATGTCCCACTGCCCCGACACGAACAGGCACGCCGTGAACAGGCCGGGATTCTGCGCGGAGAGTATCAGGCTCGTCATGCATCCCATCGACTGCCCGGTAGCGTACACTCTTGAAGGG
The window above is part of the Synergistaceae bacterium genome. Proteins encoded here:
- a CDS encoding CocE/NonD family hydrolase, whose product is MSELEDLMIFKPSKQYKPECEQKIAPGKSILPKGWQVEEGFMPLPCDIVVEKDVRVKMRDGVSLCVDIFRPATDEKVPVLISWSSYGKDNGTRPSYKGIFALVGIPNSKVSGLQKFEGSDPAYWCAHGYAVCNPDTRGITKSEGTIYTIGSHEAQDGYDLIEWLAVQDWCNGRVALSGTSYLAFSQWFIASTHPPHLSAINPEEGLTDAYRDLVSRRGITDVGFAARIQFSQSHEGEPVQWEDTPL
- a CDS encoding AAA family ATPase: MRRETKELIESYFDSLCPVLYIHHSDFAAVDDVIRNSPAANAAFREFNNALGSVDFTTKNQQHPYSLTDFLKATADDAFNGEEVIILLKDIHDSIDSPDVIAMIRRIAEDALTVEDYNAKIIIVDSKVNIPFELESFITLIDVPLPDDEEIRDCVETFAEAVSVTLSDKEKDELIFSLKGLSSFQINQVLSIAYQKGGSIGEADKKFILEEKEQMIKKSGILEMVNFDESIEDIGGLENLKKWLERKAKIFSRLDEARKQKVDIPGGVLILGMPGCGKSLTAKATARLFNAPLIRLDVGRLMGKYVGESEDNMRRALRLAEAVSPCVLWVDELEKAFAGIGGDSSGVTTRLFGQFLTWMQEKKSSVFVAATANDISKLPPEFLRKGRFDELFFVDLPNQSERKKILEIHLQKRGKFSPSIDLDKLSSETQGYNGADLEGIVREASETAFIEGMSGITTELLLSIRKETKSISDIQRDKIEGMRTSLKKYSIKPASA
- a CDS encoding methionine synthase, which codes for MKSAPTDKNIIDALRYMRVPPEGRSEELVRTVREAFTRLEVVITPRIVWGRFRIEHFDGGIELEGGKIYSRNIARLTSRSSECYLLAATLGHETDRQIALEQRRNMLDGLALDACASVMVDEFADEATRREIVPSLQEGEHLTSRFSPGYGDLSMDVTEEIIAVLDATKRIGLSVTRSLMMSPVKSITAIIGLFFKEAGR
- the metF gene encoding methylenetetrahydrofolate reductase [NAD(P)H]; amino-acid sequence: MENFFDHPRPSYTFEIFPPKGNKSTEGTYGVIDSLASFNPDLISVTYGAGGSSRDNTVEIASGIQNRYNTNGVAHLTCVGTTKAELKAILDELRANGVRNVLALRGDLKDKSDLGDFHYASELIRFIHEEYGDDFDIFAACYPEKHPEAPSMEEDLAHLKEKCDLGVKALISQLFFDNDAFFEWKQKVRSMGITQPIIAGVMPITAAAQIPKVVEMCGASVPERVRRFVEAYGHHQGAVKEAGIAYATEQIIDLLARGVEGIHLYTMNQADTVRRIDAGIRSILYVKRYEVRSNG